GTTGGGGTCCCACCAGAGCCAGGCTGCGAGGGGCTGCACCAGCTGCCCTGAGCCAGTGGGGTGGTAAGGGGGTACCTTGGGCTTCCAGCCTCTTCAGCAGCCGCGCGTCCGTCTTGCTCAGCAAGTCGACCATCTTGACCTTGGGaggccggccccggccgcgctTCGCAGCCGGTGGCTCCTTGGGCTTGGCCTTCTCAGCGTTGCGGGGTCGCCCACGCTTGCCCGTGATGGCCTGGATGCGTGAGGGGATCTCCTCGGGGCTCAGCTTCACCCACTGCAGACCCTGCAGCACAAATCCGGGTCaccttctgcagcacagcatggTGGGGGACAGGGCGGCTCAGCTGCCTCCAGACCCACCTCCGGCGTGTCCCGCTCCTCATAGAAGTCTCCCACCGGCATGCGGGGGCTGAAGCTGAAGTGCTCACGCCGGACATCCTGCACCACGTTCCTGCTCAGATactggggggaagaggaggaggaagaggaggaaggccATGAGGGGGGGTCAGTGCTCTGGGCCCCGTAGCTCCTGGCTCACAGCAGCATCCGTCTGCTGCAGCCAGGGGCTCTAGCAGAGCCGGGGGGCCTGTGGTGAACCAGGACCCTGGGTCGTCCCCCACCTCACTCTCCCCACCTATGGTTCCCCAAGGTGACCATACCTTGATCACCTCCGGGAACTGCTTCATCCTCTTCCCACAGGGCCCATAGTACCAGGTCTCGCCCTGCCAGCGGTGGTTCCCCTTCTTGATCCGCACCTCCCGCCTCCACCTGGGCACAAGGAGCTTCAGCCTGGTGCCACGGGGCGGCCACGGGGCAGGACGGAGGGAGGGGGACAGCACCACGTACCCATGCTGCAGGGGAAAGCGCACCTCCTCCTGGGTGGCAATGCGCCGGCGGGGGCCATCACCTGCGAGAGAGGGGACAGGACGCTGGGCTTGGGCGCGCTGGCTGGAGGGGGGTGCCCGCAGGGGCTCTTGGCCTTACCTGCTGCCGAGGCGCTCAGCGGGGTGGCCTCCTCGCTCTCTCCTTCTGGCGCGGCTGAAGTCTCTGGACAGCTGTCagcagcctcttcctcctcctcctcctctgcagacGGGGCCGGGGACTCCGGCTCCAGCGGAGGGTCGAGCTCCAGGGACCCCGACTCCTCCGGCCCCgtgtggctgctgctgttcaggtCGACGCTGCTGTCTGCGGAGCCAAGGTCAGGGATGTCACCGCTGAGCGCGGCTGCCTTCCTGCTCCGCCCATGACACCAGACAGCCCCCGCCTGTCCCACGGGGGATGTCGCTGCGCATCCcctccctgagctggctgggggcACCCATGGCGTGGAGGAGACCCCACGCAGGGGCTCATGCCCAGCCAGGGGCAGGCGCCCGCACCAGCACACCGTTCATCCCCCATGGGGTCCCTGCCAGCACCGGCCGCAGCTCCCTGGTGCGGGTGCCAGCATGCGGAGAGCCCCCGCTCTGCCCAGACACAAAGGTGCTGCGGCAGCTGCGGAGGCAGAACAAGGCCGGCAGGGCGGCTGCCCCCCCACAGCCAGGGGGGCCAGCTGGCACAGGGGGCGAGTGGCTGGCCGGGGGGCACCAGCCTGTCCTGGTGTGGCACGTACCGTGCAGGGTGGGCAGCAAGCTGGGGCCAGCGAGCAGTGGGCCggcaggcagcaggctgaagggGCCAGCAGCGTGGAGGGGGGGGCTGGCAGCGCAGCGCAGGCCAGGCAGGTCGGGGGGCTCCTCCAGGGGGGACTTGTCGCTCACCAGCTGCGAGTCGTCCATCGTGTAGAGGTCCCCAGTGccggggtctgggggggggggtgagcacCAGGACCTGGGCTGGGGGCACGCAGACCCACATCTCTGCTCCCGAGGGGCAGCCGAGCACAGTGGGCGTGGGGGGCGGCTGGGCCCCCCCCCGGGCGAAAAGGCACCGGCAGAAGAGGGGTTAAGGGGTTTCGGCGCCCCCAGCCACGCCCCCTCCTCTGGGAAGCGGAGGAGCCCAAAATGGCCGTGGCGGTGGCGGTGATGTTCACCAGCGCGGAAGTTCAGGCGCTGAGTAACAGCCTCGTCACGgagctgggaaggaagggaaggaagggagcgCGGAGGAGGCTGGCGCAGGAGGGACGCGGCAGGGACGCgggcccgcccctgcccgccagcgcctgcccagggctgcctgcccGCCGAGGCCGCCGGAGAAGGCCTCCGCCATCACCACCGCCATTGCCCACTGCCCGGAAGGGACGGAGAGGGGCTGTGCGCCGCTTCCCTGGGCACACGCAGCAGCTGGGCCAGGGCAGTGCAGGGGATGGCCATGGCAGccgggtgcaggcagctgcccatcCTGCCCGCTGCGGCCCCAACGCGCCCCCTCCAGCCCAGTGGGACGGCACCCTCCCTACCTCTGGCCAGAGACTCAAAGGGCTCCAGGGGGTCTTCGCTCAGGATGTGGGCGTCCTCCAGCCGAGGAGCAATGGGCAACGCGTCCCCCAGGCAGCTGTTGCCCGCGCCGGGGGCCAGGACAGGCCCCTCCTGCCCAAGCGGCACCACGCCGGGGGCAGACCCGTTGTAGCTGCAGATCTTCAAGTCTAAAGGGAACAACCGACAGAAAACAGGCCCTGTGGCAGCGGGACGCGATGGTGACAGAGCCCAGGGCCTGGCCACCACCGCCCTGGGGTACCACCTGGCACGAGCTGCCGCCGTTCCCCACACTGGGGCAGTTGGCTGCCGGGCTTCTCCCCGGTACCCAGCCCTCACATGgcacccagccaccccagggCACGCGCACACGCCCGCACGGGGGGAACGCCGCTCTGCAGGCGGTGACACCGCAGGCTGCGCCCGGCCTGGTTTTACGAGATCCCAACACCGACTCCGAGTTGCGACAGGCCAAACCCTGGCCGGGACACGGGGCAGGTGGGTCGGAGGAGTCGGGCCTCCCCAGGGAGTTCAATGCCCAACTCCACCGTCCCGTCTCGGGGTCCAACACCTGCCTGTTGGGGCTGTGGCACCCCAGCCCAGAGCTCTGCCCGCCCGCACCGGCAGCGCCAGGCTCCtacctggctgtgcctcctccagCTCCATGCTGCCCACCAGCCCGCCCCCGTTCTCCGCGATGGCAGGGGGGATCTCTTTGGCTGCGGCGTCGGCATCTCCCTCGCTGGGGCCTGGCTCCTCTGGCGGGCCCGGCGGCAGTGAGAAGGGCTGGGTGTCAGAGCCCAGCATGGGGGAGGGCTGGGCGGCCGTGTAGAAGCCAGCCGGCCCGTTCTGCATCAGCTCGAAGCTCTGGTCGTGGAAGGAGTCATACAGCTCCTGCGAGTCGAAGTTCAGCCCCATGGGGCCGGGGGTGCCGTTGCCCCAGAACTCCTGCCCGGCCCCCCGCAGATTAGTGCTGTGCCCTGGGGATGCTGGCCGGGACCCCCCAGCGATGCCGTTGAGCGGGAACTGTCCGAGGCCGGAGAGCGGGGTGGCCGCAGGGCTGCCGTCCTTGAGGCCGCCAGTGGGCGGGTATTGCGCGTAGTCCCAGAGGCAGTCGTAGGTGCGGAGGGGCGGCGTGCCGGCGGGCGGCGAGCTGGGGGTGAAGGTCCCTGAAGTACTGGGGTGAGATACAGTAGAGAAGCCATTGACATTCATGCCCCCGTTCAGACCTGCAAGGGAGCCAGAGGAGAGACAGCTGGGTCAGCGGCACGGCGGGGGCATTTCTTGACACCCTCCCTCATGTGGAGCCAGCCAGGCCCTGCCAGCGGCAGACGAGAGGGTTTGAGGACAGATGGACGACCTGCCCCAGCAGTCACTgagccccctgccctgccggtgcccccccccctgccccagcggaACCGCTGCCTGCGCCTGGACAGAGCTGGGTGGTCGCATCCCCGAGACCCCCACGGCACAGCTCCCTGCTTGCTGAAACTGGCCCCGCCACAGGGCTTCACCAGCGTCGGGCTGAGCGCCGCAGGATGCCGGGGATTAGCCGAGTGCTTGGCAGGGCTGTGCCGGATCAGCTGACCGGCCAAATCCACGCAGAGACCCTGTTCCGGCATGGCTGCTTTTCTAAGCCAAGGCGACGGTGGGCACGCGACAGACCCCCGGCCCCAGTTCCACACATGGGGAGCTGCCACCGGCCACGCCGCCGTGGCCCCTCTGTCCCCATGACCCCAGCTGGGCTGCGCCAGCCCCACAGGGGCACTTACTTTTCCCTTGCGGGGGGAAGCTGAGCGGGGAGCCGTGGGCGAAGGGGCTGTCCCCTGAGGCAGGCGTGGGTTTCGGTCCTGAGGCAGCGGGTGCAGAGGAAAGGCCAGTGAAGTTAAAATGgttgtttgtttccatttctgcGAAGTGGAAAAGAGGCACCAGGGTCAACCACCGGCAGGGACCGGGGCTGCCGGCACGGCAAGCGCCTGGCCCTGCCACTCACCACCGGGGCCTGCAGGGAGGGTGGGGACCCTCCGCTCCTGTgccggggcagagctgctccctgtgacagggagcctggggaagggccaagtccccagcccagggcagggtgaGCTCCCGACCCTGAGCTCAGTGGAAAtgtgggggggctggggagggcgagGAGCGATGGTGAAAGCCCCCCGGGACCACAGTGCCCCTCGCCGGGCCCCCAGCACGGTGGAGACGACGCTGCCTCTGCCACAAGCCAGCCCAGGCCCGGCAGCCCCAGTGGGATGAGCCACCACCTGCGTGAGCACAGCTCATCACCACGCTCCAGCATCCCCAGGGACAGCCGTCACCGAGAAACCCCGCTTGCCGCCCGCCCGCGCTTCTTCCCACATTAAACTCAAGCACTCGGCTCCCTGGCGCCGCCATCCCAGGGCCCCGGCACCGGGCGAGACTGCGGGAGCTCCGGCAGGCTCCCAGACGGCGGAGCCACGGGGGCCGTTTCCCAGCGAAGCATGGGCCCCCCCAGAGCAGGTCTGTGACCCTGCGGGGCCCCGGCACAGCCTGGCGCTCCCTGGGGAACACCGTGCTCCTGGAACAGAAATGCCTCTGTAGTGACAGCCAGTGCCCCTGCTGCAGCCGCAATCCCCCCCCAGACAGAGGGGACCTGAGCCCCATCCCCCTCAGGCGCAGCTCCAGGGATGCCTCCATGGCAGCCACCCGAAGCAGGATCCGGGCCGGCCTCGTGCCACAGCTGGGAGCGAGCAGGAGCCAGAGCCCTGGAGCTGGCTTGGCACGGCCCGGGGATGGGCAGGAGCCACTGGTGACCTTCACCGCCCAGGAGGAGCAAACGCTCCCTCCAAACCAGAGAGCCACGAGGAGGGCTGCCAGTGGGGGCTAGCCACAGGACAGGACCCTGCTGTGCCATCGGCACGGCTGGCAGCCACCCGACGGAGGTCCCAGTGCGGGGGGCAGGGGAGCAGATGGTGTGggggaggccaaggccctgcaACCCCAGCAGATGAGATGGGAACCCCGGTGCTGGTGGGGACCCGCACGGATACCCCATGGGGCTGCCATAGCTGGTGTCTCCCCGTCCTGCCACGCACGCTGAACCTGCCATTGGCTGAGGCGGCACCGGCGCCACCGACCTCTCCCGAAGGGCCAATACCGCCACACACTTGGCAGACGCagtgcttcagcagcagctcGTGGCACGGCCCGTGTTGAAACCCAGGCGGGGATTTCATCACACCCTTGCCCGCATCGGCCGGTGCCACggcaggggctggaggggccGGAGCCGCTGAGCGCTCTCCCGGTCGGCCGGGGACACCGGTGATTCATCCGCCAGAGAAACCCGTATGGGCGGTGACGCAGCTGCCACACGCATGTCGCTCCCGGATGTCCCGGGGTGGCCCcgcagccaccccccccccccaaaacccgtGAGCCAGGGGCTGGTAcagcccggcccctgccccgacCCCAGCCGGGAGCCCCCGGCCAACACAGGGAAACCGGCCGCAGGGTGgccgaaaaaaagaaaaagcctttccGGTCCCACCCCGCATGTGATGCGCCAGCCGGGAATGCCGCTGCCGGCTTTTGGAGGTCAGAGGAGGTGGCAAAGGGATGTGCCAGAACCGGACAGGTGGCAGCGGCAGGTCAGCACTGCAgactgggatggactgggggcGTGCCAGGCGTGGGGAGGGGGCCGGAGCGGAGGCAGCTGtggggagcgtggctgggagagAAGCGCCACGGCCgaggggaaaataaaagccaggAAAGTGGGAATTAACTACAGcgagggcagaggggctgggagaggggacaccagccgggcgggagcggctcAACCGCAGGGgccaggctccagctgcagcagcaccgtCTGTGCCggctgcagggagcagctgcCCCAGGACAGGGACCGGGGGCTGCGGCACTGCCACACGTGCCAGCTCACCCTTGCTCTGGGGACGAACGGGGCCCAGCCCTGGTGTGGGGACACCCTGGGCCCTGCGGGTGCTGGAGCCGCCCTCGGCATTGCCGGGAGCCCGGCCAGCACTGGGTGCGGTGCGGGCAGAGGCCGTCgcctcctgctcagagctggggctCCTGCCCGCCGCGGCCCTGCTCCCCCCGCCAAGCAGCACGTGACCAAGTGCGGAGCCGCAAACTGGGCCACGGCGCATAACCGGAGCTGGCCACGAGCGGGCGAGGTGAGGAGGGCGAGGGCCGGGGACGCGGCCGGCCCCGGGGATGCACCAGCAGCGGGACGGGAGCCTCCGGCCTGTTGGCACCGCGGGGGTCTCACCGGCAGCAACGAGGCAGGTGCTGCTCCCTGCGGGGCTGATCCCCGGCTCCCACCGGAGCGGGCAGAGGCGACGTGGCAGCACCCGCTTGCCCCGGCATTAGAGCCCAAACCTGGTGGCGgcagcacccaccagcacccGGCCCGGGCTCACCGGGCTCCCGATGGCTGCAGGTGCCAGGTGGGGACACAGGGCACTCGCAGACAGTGACCATCCCCTGGAGCCGGGGAGACCCCGAGCTCCGGGCCTGGGGGGGCCGTCGGGCACGTTTAGCCGGTGCCGTTCCCCTGGCAGGGAGCtcggcccccccggcccggcagCACCGGGAGGCCCCGGGAGCGAGACGCGACCTGATTAAAAAGGACGTTTCAAAAACAACGAGACGCAACAACCGGCTGCCATTTCCCGGCCACTTCCTGCGGGGGGACGGACACGGACACGGAGGGACACGGCTCCGGGACCGGTCCCCCCCGCCCACGGCGCCGCACCCGGcagggagccccggtccctgcgGCAAGgacaccccccttcccccccccaccccgcgcagcccccccccccgccgagtctcgcggggaagggggggaacgCCCCGCCCCCACCCGCCGCCGCAGGGGGGTCccgggctgggagggggcggCGGAACcgaacgggggcgggggggggggacacttCCTCCTGCGTCCGGGACGGGAAAGCGGGAGGAACCGCACCGGCTACCGGGGACGGAGGCCCGGGCTCCCCGCAGTTCCGGGCCGGGGCCTCCGGGCCGGGTCGGGCCCGGACGCCTCaccgggaggggagcggggggctcGCCGGGGGCCGGTGAGGGGGGGGGTTTCTCGCCGGGCACCGGGACGCGGGGGAAGGGGAGGATCTCACCGAGGTCGGGAGAGGTCTCACCggagctgcccccagccccccgccccgggccccaaccgccgccgcccccccccccccccggccgttAACGGCCGCCGCGGACCGCTACCCCCCGCCCCGACCCCGCACCTGGCAGGCGGCGGCGCGGACCCGGCGGGCGCACCGGGCCCGGCTCAGGCGGCGCGGGGCGGGACGCGGCTCCGCATGGCGCGGCCCCTCCGCGCGgaccggaccgggccgggccgggccgggccgcagcgCACCGGGCCCGCCGCGCCGAGCGGAGCCGAGCCAGCGGCGCAGGGCAGGAAGCGCCTCGCGCCGCCGGGCGGTCccagccccgccccccgcgcgcaCGTCACGGCCGCCGCGATGGCGTCACCGGGAGCGGCGCCGCGCGTCACCGGGGGCGGGCCGCGCGCCCACGTGGGAGGGGATCCCCGCCCCCGGCGGGGTCAGGGCGGGGGGAATCCCCacgcggggccgccccccccaccccgggtcCCCCCGCTTCCCCcgggaccgcccccccccccgcttcctctTTCGTTCCCCCTTCgtcccccgcagccccggcccgaCCCCGGAGAacggcggcgccgcgcggggcaggggcggacGGGTCGGCCGCGGGCCGGGGACAGgaccccgccggccccgggcgctCCCCGGATCGGCGCGGCCGCGGGGACaccggcgcccccccccccccggccccgcgggctgccccggcccccgggaTCCCCGGTGACGTCACGCGgcgccggccgggccgcgccgcgcagAGGCCGGGGGCGCCTCCGGGtaccggggcggcgtggggagaAGGGGGTCccggcgcggggtgggggggcctGTCCCGGTGCGGCCccagaggagggggggaaaccCTGCCCGGTACGTGGGCTGGGGGGCCCGGTCCGGGGGTTCCCTGCCCGGTAGGGGCTCCCGGTCCGGTGGGGGGCCCCGGTGCAGAGCCGGGGGTCCTGGAGCAGCCGGCCCGGCCCCGAGGGGGTCCCGGTGCGGCGGGGTCCCTGTCTCCGGGGCCCATCCCGCGCGCTGCGTACCtgggggcggcggtgccggcccGGCGCCAGCCCCGGTACCCGCCCGGCCCGGTGCGGTGCGGTGCCGGtggcggagccggagccgggcggcggcgcagGTGCTCCCGGCCCCGCGTGATGTCAGCGGCCGCCACCGCCCCCTCCTCCGCCCCGGACGCGCCGCCATTTAAAGGGACCGCGGCCCTtcgccgcggcggggggcggctggggggggcaccCCTGCAACGGGGCCGCGCCACGGTCCCCCCCGGCTGCAGCCCTTGCGGGAGCCCCCCGCGCGACCCCCGGGatctcccgcccccccccggctccaTCGGGTAGCCCCCGGTGGAGGGGCTCGGCCCGGCCCCACGGGTGTGGGGGGGGGTCGCGGTGCCCCCGGGGCGGGGCACGGCCGGGGCCGGTGCTGGAGCCCCGCgccggggagggccgggccggcgcGGCCCCCCGGGACCCCGCGGACAAAGCCGCAGCTGGCAGGGCCGGGGCTGCAGCCGGCCCCACGGCGGCTCTTTGTGCTGCAAAATGGTGGAGCCGGAatgacacggggggggggggggggcgaaggtGAGTGAAACAGGACAGACAGGCGACACACGGACACGGGGCCGGGGACAGACAACGGGATCAGCATCTGCCACCACCCCCCGGCAGCTTCTGTAACCGgcccctgccccacggccccacgcGAGGGGGGATCTCTCCCAACTGCTGGGGACCCCGCGCCGCTGGTGGCAGCTGAGCCCAGACTCCAGCACAGCCCCTTGCCGTGGCCGTCCTGCCCCCGCGTCCCACAGCGGAGGGACCAAGGGAGAGCCCcaggccagcccagccccgctgtcCCTCGGGCGGGGGGCTCACAAGGCCCCCACCCCCTGAGGACCGGGAGCCGCAGCACACAGGGCCCCAGGATCTTTTCACCGATGTTTTATTGGAAACGTTAAATACTGGGGGTCTGGCTccaggcagagccgggggggcagcgggggggagTGGTGGGTGACCCTCCTCACGCATGCTCTTCGGCCAGCTTCTCCGCCTTGGCCACCGCCTCCTCGATGGGCCCCACCATGTAGAAGGCCTGTTCCGGGAGGTGGTCGTATTCACCTGGGGGGAGATGCCATGTcagtggggggagcagggggctgagcccagcccagGCTCCCCTGGGCCCTCAGCTCCCCCCGGGGCCCATCTCACCTGCCAGGATCTGCTTGAAACCCTTGATGGTCTCCTTCAGCGGCACCAGCTTGCCCATGTGGCCAGTGAAGACCTCGGCCACCTGGAAGGGCTGCGACAAGAAGCGCTGGATCTTGCGAGCCCGGGCCACTGTCAGCTTGTCCTCTTCAGAGAGCTCGTCCATGCCCAGGATGGCGATGATGTCCTGCAGGGACTTGTAGTCCTGGGGGGAGAGATGGGAGCGGGGTGAGCAGCCAGTGCTGGCCTTCatgccccccccccggcatcccTGCGGGGGCGGCCCCGTCCCCCTCACCTGCAGGATCTTCTGCACACCCCGAGCCACATCGTAGTGCTCGGGGCCCACGATGTTGGGGTCCATGATGCGGGAGGTGGAGTCCAGCGGGTCCACGGCAGGGTAGATGCCCAGCTCGGCAATGGCGCGGGACAGCACCGTGGTGGCGTCCAAGTGGGCAAAGGTGGTGGCGGGGGCAGGGTCAGTCAAGTCGTCGGCCGGCACGTAGATGGCCTGGGAAAGCGGGAGGGGACGGTGGGCCCAAGGCGGGCACCGCAGCTTCCCCGGCACGGTGGGGTCGGCCCTGCTCTTACCTGCACCGAGGTGATGGAGCCCTTGCGCGTGGTGGTGATCCTCTCCTGCATGGTGCCCATGTCGGTGGCCAGTGTGGGCTGGTAGCCCACAGCCGAGGGGATTCTCCCCAGCAGGGCTGACACCTAGGAGAGAACAGAGCCCGTGAGAGGCCCACACGAGGTGGGGGGCCAGGCATCCCCTGCAGAGCACGGCCCGGCCACCACCACCACGCTCAGCGCCAGGAGCCAGCACGCCAGCAGCCCTGCGCTGAGCACAGACCTCTGAGCCAGCCTGGGTGAAGCGGAAGATGTTGTCGATGAAGAGCAGCACATCCTGACCCTCCTGGTCCCTGAAGTATTCGGCCACTGTCAACCCCGTCAGAGCCACTCTGGCGCGAGCGCCTGGGGGCTCATTCATCTGCCCGTAGACCAGGGCGACCTGTGGGCAGGACCCAGGTGTTGGCACGGTGCCGCTCTGCCGCCGGCACCCCCGGCGCTGCCGGGACCCCACCCGGCCCCCTCAGGAGACCCAGCACACCTTGGAAGTGGCGTCTTTCAGGTTGATGACCCCAGACTCGATCATCTCATGGTACAAGTCGTTGCCCTCGCGGGTTCGCTCCCCCACACCGGCAAACACCGAGTAACCGCCATGGGCTTTTGCCACGTTGTTGATCAGCTCCATGATCAGGACCGTCTTGCCAACACCAGCACCTCCAAACAAACCTGGGAGGGAACGGGAATCCCACTCAACCCCAAGGCGATCCGGCTGCCCCGtgtctcccttctcccttttcctcctcagaTCAATTAAGCGTTGCTTCAGCGAGCTCAGAAGAACGAAAGTCAAATGGTTACTCATCAGCGAAGGAAACTACTGCAGAGGTATCGGCCCTGAGCCTTGGTGGGGCACAGTGCGAGCCCCCAGGAAGTGCTCAGCGGGGCTGGCAgggtgctccccccccccagacaccccCCGTTCCTCTGGGGGCAACGTACCGATCTTGCCGCCCTTGGCATAGGGAGCGAGCAGGTCCACCACCTTGATCCCTGTCACCAGGATCTCCTGTTCAACGCTCATCTCCACGAACTCGGGGGCTTCGGCGTGGATAGCAGCAAACCTGCAGCAAGAGGCGTAGAGAGGAGCTGAGCAGCCGAACCGAGCCCCTTGGCCAGGGTGCTGGCAGGAGACTGCGCGAGTGTGGTCCCTGCTCATGACCCAGGAGAACACCAGCGCAGCAGGGACACGCCGCACCCCTGTTCACACACGTGTCTGCTACTCCAGAACCCGTGCCCCCACCTCCAAACCCCGCACGACGCTCATCTCCCAGCCTGGGGCGTCAACTCACTGTTTCGTCGTGATGGGGCCCCTCTCGTCGATGGGTTCCCCGATGACATTCATGATCCTGCCCAGGGTCTCGGGGCCGACAGGGATGCGGATGGGCGCGCCGGAGTCCAGCACCTTCTGTCCTCTCACCAGGCCTTCTGTCCCGTCCATGGCAATTGTGCGCACAGTGTTCTCCCCTGCCAAGGCCCAAGGATAGTGTCACAGCAGCGCCCTCGAGCTGACCCTGGGGACAGCTGCTGGTGGCTTCCCCTGGCCCTGCCAAGGGAACAGTCTGCTGGGAGGAGGAccaagaggagcagcaggaccCAGGGACAAAATAGCACAGAGAAAAACTGAGCCCAGGCCACACTCAAACTGCATCCCTGCAGGCCAGGGCCCTCCGGCagccattttcttcctcctcagattGAAATCCGTGGCTTCAGCAAGCTCAGGAGAACGAAAGTCATC
The sequence above is a segment of the Aptenodytes patagonicus chromosome 27, bAptPat1.pri.cur, whole genome shotgun sequence genome. Coding sequences within it:
- the ATP5F1B gene encoding ATP synthase F(1) complex subunit beta, mitochondrial: MLGLAGRCSAAAAAARPLLRRRAGPGRDLLPLLLSRGAGPAAAGARRDYAAQPAPAAKAGLTTGRIVAVIGAVVDVQFDEGLPPILNALEVQGRETRLVLEVAQHLGENTVRTIAMDGTEGLVRGQKVLDSGAPIRIPVGPETLGRIMNVIGEPIDERGPITTKQFAAIHAEAPEFVEMSVEQEILVTGIKVVDLLAPYAKGGKIGLFGGAGVGKTVLIMELINNVAKAHGGYSVFAGVGERTREGNDLYHEMIESGVINLKDATSKVALVYGQMNEPPGARARVALTGLTVAEYFRDQEGQDVLLFIDNIFRFTQAGSEVSALLGRIPSAVGYQPTLATDMGTMQERITTTRKGSITSVQAIYVPADDLTDPAPATTFAHLDATTVLSRAIAELGIYPAVDPLDSTSRIMDPNIVGPEHYDVARGVQKILQDYKSLQDIIAILGMDELSEEDKLTVARARKIQRFLSQPFQVAEVFTGHMGKLVPLKETIKGFKQILAGEYDHLPEQAFYMVGPIEEAVAKAEKLAEEHA